A genomic window from Candidatus Bathyarchaeota archaeon includes:
- a CDS encoding DNA primase small subunit PriS translates to MSSLSQTFIQNKFAEYYKENSASIMAPSSLQRREFGFLLLDKKVMVRHKGFRNVEGIRSSLISTVPSDAYYSSAYYERPMEEMKSKGWLGADLVFDIDADHIPTPCASLHDFWVCTTCGVSGKGKHPSKCFKCTGTKFKEKTMPCDICLEASKVEAIKLLDVLSADFGFSLQELTVAFSGHRGYHVHVEDKSIRDLDSLGRKEIVDYVMGIGLEAKFHGLGKSATSEKKVSGPDLNDKGWRGRLAKGTYDFIQTASKEDLMRAGLKPRHINVILTYRDSILESWKEKGPWGAIKDISADTWRQIAEYGVEKQSVNIDTVVTPDVNRLIRLLNSLHGKTGLKKLEFSANRIDDFDPLKSAVAFKKGDVTVHVSSAPQFRVEDQLYGPYDQQDVELPTAAALMLLCKGFAKVV, encoded by the coding sequence ATGTCCTCTTTATCCCAGACATTTATTCAAAACAAATTTGCTGAATACTACAAAGAAAATTCCGCCTCAATTATGGCGCCTTCATCTTTGCAGCGACGGGAGTTTGGTTTTCTTCTTCTTGACAAAAAAGTTATGGTTAGACACAAAGGGTTCAGGAATGTGGAAGGAATACGGTCTTCATTAATTTCTACTGTGCCTTCAGATGCTTACTATTCCAGTGCGTATTATGAACGACCAATGGAAGAAATGAAATCAAAAGGATGGCTTGGTGCTGACTTGGTTTTTGATATAGATGCTGACCATATACCAACTCCATGTGCGTCCCTTCACGATTTTTGGGTTTGTACCACTTGTGGTGTCTCGGGGAAAGGGAAGCATCCCTCTAAATGTTTCAAGTGTACTGGAACTAAATTTAAAGAGAAAACTATGCCCTGTGACATCTGTTTAGAAGCTTCCAAGGTTGAAGCGATCAAACTTTTAGATGTATTATCAGCGGATTTTGGGTTTTCTTTACAAGAATTAACTGTAGCTTTTTCTGGGCATAGAGGATACCATGTTCACGTGGAAGATAAGTCCATTCGAGACTTGGATTCTTTGGGTCGCAAAGAAATAGTTGATTATGTGATGGGGATTGGTTTAGAAGCGAAATTTCATGGTTTAGGAAAAAGTGCAACTTCTGAAAAGAAGGTCTCTGGTCCTGACTTAAATGACAAAGGTTGGAGGGGTCGGTTGGCTAAAGGAACTTACGACTTTATCCAAACTGCTTCAAAAGAAGACTTAATGCGTGCTGGCTTAAAGCCTCGGCACATAAATGTCATACTTACATACAGAGACTCAATTTTGGAAAGTTGGAAAGAGAAAGGTCCTTGGGGTGCAATTAAAGATATTAGTGCAGATACTTGGCGGCAAATTGCTGAATATGGTGTGGAGAAACAGTCCGTGAACATAGACACAGTGGTTACTCCTGACGTTAATCGACTGATTCGGCTCCTTAATTCTTTGCATGGGAAAACAGGGTTGAAAAAACTTGAATTTTCTGCTAACCGAATTGATGATTTTGATCCTCTAAAGAGTGCAGTAGCTTTTAAGAAGGGGGATGTTACTGTTCATGTTTCAAGCGCGCCTCAGTTTAGGGTAGAGGACCAACTTTACGGTCCATATGATCAACAAGATGTTGAGTTGCCTACTGCAGCAGCGTTGATGTTACTGTGTAAAGGTTTCGCAAAGGTGGTTTAG
- a CDS encoding Lrp/AsnC family transcriptional regulator: MKQQKLLRLVSEMLKNSKKSDRELAGILGVSQPTVSRTRARIEKEYINTYTIIPDFKKLGYQIMAFTLAKMKTNPENTTFEAMMKTSKEWIAKRPNVIFATDGEGFGKDLILISFHKDYSAYSAFIRSFSMDWGSSLDNFESFLVSIGSGNTLRDFDLKYLADDI; this comes from the coding sequence ATGAAACAGCAAAAACTCCTTAGACTAGTAAGTGAAATGCTTAAAAACTCCAAAAAAAGCGATCGCGAATTAGCTGGCATTCTTGGCGTCTCACAACCCACAGTTTCCAGAACTCGGGCTAGAATCGAAAAAGAATACATCAATACCTACACAATAATTCCTGACTTCAAAAAACTTGGTTACCAAATAATGGCATTCACTCTCGCAAAAATGAAAACAAACCCCGAAAACACAACTTTCGAGGCGATGATGAAAACATCCAAAGAATGGATAGCCAAACGTCCTAATGTGATATTTGCCACTGATGGTGAAGGTTTTGGAAAGGACTTAATTTTAATCTCATTCCACAAAGACTATTCCGCCTATTCGGCATTTATCCGTTCGTTCTCTATGGATTGGGGCTCTTCGTTGGATAATTTTGAATCATTCCTTGTAAGCATAGGTTCAGGAAACACCCTGCGAGACTTTGACCTCAAATATCTAGCAGACGACATATAA
- a CDS encoding 50S ribosomal protein L44e: MNTPKEVNTYCPKCQTHKVHTVSLYKAGKRRALAKGERAHELREKKGYGGQKFPRQRKFAKVTKKMTLRLKCKSCGFMRHKKGMRLKKLTIV; the protein is encoded by the coding sequence ATGAATACTCCAAAAGAAGTAAACACGTACTGCCCTAAGTGTCAGACTCATAAAGTTCACACTGTTTCCTTGTACAAGGCAGGTAAGAGGAGAGCCTTAGCCAAAGGTGAGCGAGCTCACGAACTGCGGGAAAAGAAAGGCTATGGTGGACAAAAATTCCCCCGGCAAAGAAAGTTTGCAAAAGTAACTAAGAAAATGACGCTGCGACTCAAATGCAAGAGTTGTGGCTTTATGCGCCATAAAAAAGGTATGCGCCTTAAGAAATTGACCATAGTCTAA
- a CDS encoding 30S ribosomal protein S27e, translating into MLSEWDKVIPKPKSSFYRIKCPDCGNEQFVFSHATTSVCCNVCSAVLAEPSGGKVAVKGEITAELE; encoded by the coding sequence ATATTGAGTGAATGGGATAAAGTTATACCAAAACCTAAAAGCAGTTTCTATCGAATAAAATGTCCTGACTGTGGAAATGAACAATTTGTTTTCAGTCATGCTACAACATCTGTTTGTTGCAATGTTTGTAGTGCAGTGTTGGCTGAGCCTTCTGGTGGAAAGGTCGCAGTCAAGGGCGAAATTACTGCCGAATTAGAGTAA
- a CDS encoding translation initiation factor IF-2 subunit alpha, with translation MSLRRPEWPEVGDLVIATVERITDYGVYVRLDEYDKEGLLHVSEVASRWVRNIRDYVREGQKVVLKVLRVKADKGQVDLSRRRVTKRDKKEKIQSWKKDRKAESLLRTAAEKLNISFEDAYEQGGALIENAFGALYEGLEKTAKDGVEVLLELGINQELADALTEIAQDKIQVSLVNVKGILDLQNPSPKGVLVIKDALKQAQEVGEAEGAEVAIYLVSPPNYRIVVAAEDYKSAESILEKSTDSAIDYISKNGGKGSFSREK, from the coding sequence ATGAGTTTAAGGAGACCTGAATGGCCTGAAGTTGGCGATTTAGTAATCGCCACGGTTGAACGAATAACCGATTACGGCGTTTATGTTAGGCTTGACGAATACGACAAAGAGGGTCTTTTGCATGTTTCTGAAGTGGCTTCCCGTTGGGTTCGAAACATTCGGGATTATGTTCGTGAGGGCCAAAAAGTTGTTCTTAAAGTTTTACGTGTTAAAGCAGACAAAGGTCAAGTTGATCTTTCCCGTAGACGAGTAACAAAACGGGATAAGAAAGAAAAAATTCAGTCTTGGAAGAAAGACCGAAAAGCCGAAAGTCTTCTTCGGACTGCTGCTGAGAAACTTAACATTAGTTTTGAAGACGCCTATGAACAAGGGGGAGCCCTAATCGAAAATGCTTTTGGGGCATTGTATGAAGGTCTGGAAAAGACTGCAAAAGATGGTGTTGAAGTTCTCCTTGAGTTAGGTATTAATCAAGAACTTGCTGACGCTTTAACTGAAATTGCCCAGGATAAAATTCAGGTTTCTTTAGTTAATGTGAAAGGAATTTTGGACCTACAAAATCCTAGTCCAAAGGGAGTTCTTGTAATCAAGGATGCTCTCAAGCAAGCTCAAGAAGTAGGTGAAGCCGAAGGAGCCGAAGTAGCCATCTATCTTGTTTCTCCCCCAAATTATCGAATTGTAGTTGCCGCTGAAGACTATAAAAGTGCAGAAAGCATTTTAGAAAAATCTACAGATTCTGCAATAGATTACATTTCTAAGAATGGCGGCAAAGGTTCCTTTAGCCGAGAAAAATAG
- a CDS encoding YHS domain-containing protein produces the protein MPRDPVCGVNLNEKTAKYKITHDGETYYFCSVKCKKKFKRNRDKFTQ, from the coding sequence ATGCCAAGAGACCCAGTGTGCGGCGTAAACCTGAACGAAAAAACCGCCAAATATAAAATCACTCACGACGGAGAAACCTACTACTTCTGCAGCGTTAAATGCAAAAAGAAATTCAAACGCAACCGCGACAAATTTACCCAGTAA
- a CDS encoding NAD(P)/FAD-dependent oxidoreductase, producing MMDFDVIIVGAGPAGIFSALELADKTDLKVLLLDRGSSIDERKCPASRGLGCLNCDPCSLLAGWGGAGAFSDGKLTLSTEVGGWLNEYCSEEKLWDLLHYVDDMYIKFGATEHIYSVSQQKFEELEQKASLVGLKLVQQKVRHMGTEKCAETLRMMREHIEDRIDIRTRTNVKTLLVKDGKIEGVETTKGEKFYAKYVILAPGRIGAQWLKTEAELLGLKTLNNPVDIGVRVELQAAVMANLTKTLYEPKLIYHSKSFDDQVRTFCVSPLGEVITESYDGVLTVNGQSYAERKTKNTNFAILVSTSFTEPFREPIAYGKYIARLSNLLSGSVIVQRLGDLKAGRRSTEARIKRSLCVPTLKNAIPGDLSFVLPYRYLSDIKEMLQALDKISPGVYSNDTLLYGVEVKFYSTRLELTRQLETKIKNVFTIGDGAGVSRGLIQASASGVIVANEIAKREKQNI from the coding sequence GTGATGGATTTCGACGTTATAATTGTAGGTGCTGGTCCGGCTGGAATCTTTTCTGCCCTTGAGTTAGCTGACAAAACAGACCTTAAAGTCTTGCTTTTGGACAGAGGCTCATCCATAGACGAGCGCAAATGCCCTGCCAGTAGAGGATTAGGCTGTTTAAACTGTGACCCATGCTCCCTGTTAGCGGGATGGGGAGGCGCAGGTGCATTCAGTGACGGAAAACTTACCTTGTCCACAGAAGTTGGTGGATGGCTGAATGAATACTGCAGTGAAGAAAAACTCTGGGATCTTTTGCATTACGTTGATGATATGTACATAAAGTTTGGAGCTACTGAACACATATACAGTGTCAGTCAACAAAAATTTGAAGAACTTGAGCAGAAAGCTTCCCTTGTTGGTTTAAAACTAGTTCAACAAAAAGTCCGACATATGGGTACTGAAAAATGTGCTGAAACTCTTCGTATGATGCGTGAACATATAGAAGACAGAATTGACATTCGAACCCGAACAAACGTAAAAACACTACTAGTTAAAGACGGAAAAATTGAAGGTGTAGAAACAACCAAAGGTGAAAAATTCTACGCAAAATATGTCATTTTAGCCCCCGGAAGAATTGGAGCACAATGGCTTAAAACTGAAGCAGAACTTCTGGGATTAAAGACACTAAACAACCCGGTAGACATCGGAGTTCGTGTTGAGCTTCAAGCTGCTGTTATGGCAAATCTTACAAAAACCTTGTATGAGCCTAAGTTGATTTATCATTCTAAATCCTTTGATGATCAAGTTAGAACTTTCTGTGTTTCTCCATTGGGAGAAGTTATCACTGAATCCTATGACGGCGTGTTAACAGTAAACGGACAAAGTTACGCTGAACGAAAAACCAAAAACACAAACTTTGCTATTCTAGTTAGCACTTCTTTCACTGAACCCTTCCGGGAACCCATCGCATACGGAAAATACATTGCCCGACTTTCAAACTTGCTCAGCGGAAGCGTAATTGTCCAAAGATTAGGCGACCTAAAAGCTGGACGACGCTCAACCGAAGCACGAATAAAACGAAGCCTATGCGTTCCAACCCTAAAGAACGCTATACCGGGTGATTTGAGTTTTGTTTTGCCTTACCGTTACTTGTCAGACATTAAAGAAATGCTCCAAGCATTGGACAAAATCTCACCGGGTGTTTACTCAAATGACACTTTACTGTATGGAGTTGAAGTCAAATTCTATTCCACACGCCTTGAATTAACCCGCCAGCTTGAAACAAAAATCAAAAACGTATTCACAATCGGTGACGGCGCAGGAGTAAGCCGAGGACTCATTCAAGCTTCAGCTTCAGGGGTTATTGTTGCCAACGAGATTGCAAAACGTGAAAAACAAAACATATAA
- a CDS encoding AAA family ATPase gives MQNYVKTGCVSLDKLLGGGFLTESISLIYGEAETGKTSLVVQCAVTLARRGIKSLFIDTDGTFSYERLSQIAEYDYEKISPFLIIMRPTTFQDQSQALDHLEKIITNKFGLIVVDTVTSLYRAELDDIEKTYALNRELNRQIAVLKQIAKTRNVAVLIISQVRSVPIGESVKTKPVATRVLNYWSDIVLDMRQSGQTRVIKVLREKHPTIKGTGYVHVKIESSGITDYRH, from the coding sequence TTGCAGAATTACGTTAAGACTGGGTGTGTTTCCCTTGACAAACTACTGGGAGGAGGATTCCTCACCGAATCCATTTCCCTTATTTATGGAGAAGCAGAAACCGGCAAAACTTCCCTTGTTGTTCAATGTGCAGTTACCCTCGCACGCAGAGGCATCAAGTCGCTGTTCATAGACACCGATGGAACCTTTTCTTATGAACGGCTATCCCAGATAGCAGAATATGATTATGAAAAAATTTCTCCTTTCCTGATTATAATGCGCCCAACAACCTTTCAAGACCAATCCCAAGCCCTAGATCACTTAGAAAAAATCATAACAAACAAGTTTGGCTTGATTGTCGTTGACACCGTCACGTCGTTATACCGTGCTGAACTTGACGACATAGAAAAAACTTATGCCTTAAACCGTGAGTTAAACCGGCAAATCGCAGTTTTGAAACAAATCGCCAAAACCCGCAACGTGGCAGTCCTTATAATCAGCCAGGTGAGAAGTGTCCCTATTGGAGAGTCAGTCAAAACCAAACCAGTAGCAACCCGTGTTCTGAATTACTGGTCAGATATTGTTTTGGATATGCGCCAGTCTGGGCAAACTCGGGTCATAAAGGTCCTTAGAGAAAAACATCCTACTATCAAGGGAACTGGATATGTTCATGTAAAGATAGAAAGCTCTGGAATAACTGATTACAGACACTAG